A DNA window from Cutaneotrichosporon cavernicola HIS019 DNA, chromosome: 2 contains the following coding sequences:
- a CDS encoding uncharacterized protein (Protein of unknown function (DUF2408)), whose translation MVPQEELPVLESFINIRNRLTALKKDSTRFIRAQDVLSIYKEIVKQLAKLTDIREERTEGSSSLNTPIPGGFEPNRVDTIIADVFSLISLMFLTVGKSRESPAIYGQIASMRQILTHLDESGIYTEAYLQGFKDRIDQLRDIIKHDRDEQQHPEAVIKYMSWKLDGNEAILKTLMESLGVLNVELVPIHNRLVALRKQLIALASQPKVPKAELKPIVEELRKIDSKRVDGKFLGPGGSSVPEGQALLGGLIDSCFEIVQDIKAREAEDEVSPPLRPIYERLSQLVQQLEQLTHTHRWTLRETDLYNYLLQLREVDSKRVDGKFVNAAGEKAQGQYVLLYLLRRCYGLIYRLMAESEPISEELVPVANKLSTIKKCLNEVLKYGGPYSPRDLYPYHMALHQIDSLRKDGKFLADDGSVPEGQAILNAQLSEAHELLEMLKESMSDDDDDSDD comes from the exons ATGGTGCCCCAG gaggagctgccAGTGCTCGAGTCGTTCATCAACATTCGTAATCGTCTCACTGCTCTCAAGAAG GACTCGACCAGGTTCATCCGCGCGCAAGATGTACTATCCATCTACAAGGAGATTGTCAAGCAAC TGGCAAAACTCACTGACatccgcgaggagcgcacGGAGGGATCCTCCAGCCTCAACACTCCCATCCCAGGCGGCTTTGAGCCCAACCGCGTCGATACCATCATCGCAGATGTCTTTTCCCTCATCAGCCTCATGTTCCTCACTGTCGGCAAGAGCCGGGAGAGCCCCGCGATTTACGGCCAGATTGCCAGCATGCGT CAAATACTTACCCATCTCGACGAGTCGGGCATTTACACCGAGGCGTACCTCCAAGGCTTCAAAGATCGCATTGATCAGCTTCGCGACATTATCAAGCACGATCGTGACGAGCAGCAGCACCCCGAGGCAGTGATCAAGTACATGTCATGGAAGCTTGACGGCAATG AGGCTATCCTCAAGACCCTCATGGAATCGCTTGGTGTACtcaacgtcgagctcgtgccAATCCACAACCGCTTAGTGGCACTGCGGAAGCAGCTCATCGCCCTTGCTAGTCAACCCAAGGTACCCAAGGCCGAGTTGAAGCCcattgtcgaggagctccgGAAGATCGACTC AAAGCGTGTCGACGGCAAGTTCCTCGGCCCTGGCGGCTCGTCCGTGCCCGAAGGACAGGCACTGCTTGGCGGCCTGATCGACTCGTGCTTCGAGATCGTGCAGGACATCAAGGCGCGTGAGGCCGAAGACGAGGTCAGCCCACCGCTGCGGCCCATCTACGAGCGCCTGTCGCAGCTCGTACAGCAGCTTGAACAGCTCA CACACACACACCGCTGGACGCTACGCGAGACGGACCTGTATAA CTATCTGCTGCAActgcgcgaggtcgactcgaagcgcgtcgacggcaagtTCGTTAACGCGGCAGGAGAGAAGGCTCAAGGCCAATAC GTTCTTCTCTACCTTCTGCGCAGGTGTTACGGCTTAATCTACCGCCTGATGGCCGAATCCGAACCCATCTCGGAGGAGCTGGTGCCGGTG GCCAACAAGCTCTCGACAATCAAAAAGTGCCTCAACGAGGTGCTCAAGTATGGCGGCCCGTATAGCCCGCGTGACCTGTATCCCTATCACATGGCGTTGCATCAAATCGACTCGCTgcgcaaggacggcaagttCCTCGCGGACGACGGCAGCGTGCCCGAGGGTCAGGCGATCCTCAACGCACAGTTGTCCGAGGCAcacgagctgctcgagatGCTCAAGGAGAGCATGTcggacgatgacgacgacagcgacgatTAG
- the TIM54 gene encoding uncharacterized protein (Inner membrane protein import complex subunit Tim54), translating to MATEPPPSGSAPTPAAAPTPAATPKPPVPEKPLIGHAPRPPPPPLEGWRGVLQYTGLPRSVLTWKPKLPGPKMSVFLTVAGGITYLWYDDRAKAKAIREEYIAKVQHFAQEPTVGSLDEPRKVIVYAARWPEDDEANRAQVYFRKYVKPYLVAAAIDYQIVEAPLYGSIARIVRGDVLRKRREDLGLQARPAEINNGVPPHVAAISAKTETQRWLEGGVVLIGRPTLKEYLAGLRAGWRNGVDAWTWEKDIEDQIEWDTVFQTYVPPSKDVEVEAPATAAAPAARPSIFSRGVPPPSSSAPVATPTEVPAHLHTPPSPLPPHPPILMVPWTNYLGFKQIPYMLYNFFTERHRVKEGAESAYALITNQTRSFEGPSKAGEDPHLAAELPADTDFGVDTESFYKKDYNDVPERQARQRLEYYRSLQERLESARQFARGERELTYEEKASDKPVVTEDDLRAERRKRELRWRGGREGWVIVRPSTPVAWEDAWEGWLRVFDAKTVDEIAEAERKRIAAFEK from the coding sequence ATGGCGACAGAACCACCTCCCTCTGGGTCGGCGCCGACCCCAGCGGCTGCGCCAACTcccgccgcgacgccaaAGCCCCCAGTCCCCGAAAAGCCGCTGATCGGCCACGCCCCCCGGCCCCCCCCGCCACCTCTCGAGGGCTGGCGCGGCGTATTGCAATACACTGGTCTCCCTCGTTCGGTGCTCACGTGGAAGCCCAAGCTCCCCGGACCCAAGATGAGCGTGTTCTTGACCGTCGCTGGCGGCATCACCTACCTCTGGTACGATGACAgggccaaggccaaggccatccGCGAAGAGTACATTGCCAAGGTACAGCATTTTGCCCAGGAGCCGACGGTTGGAAGCCTCGATGAGCCCCGCAAAGTAATCGTGTATGCGGCGCGATggcccgaggacgacgaggcaaACCGCGCCCAAGTCTACTTTAGAAAGTACGTCAAGCCGTACCTCGTGGCGGCTGCGATCGACTACCAAAtcgtcgaggcgccgcTGTACGGCTCGATTGCGCGTATCGTGCGTGGAGATGTGCTGCGTAAGCGCCGCGAGGACCTTGGATTGCAGGCCCGTCCCGCCGAGATTAACAACGGGGTACCGCCCCATGTGGCGGCTATTAGCGCCAAGACCGAGACCCAGCGGTGGCTTGAGGGCGGTGTGGTACTTATCGGCCGCCCGACACTTAAGGAGTATCTCGCTGGTCTGCGGGCAGGTTGGCGTAATGGTGTCGACGCGTGGACTTGGGAGAAGGATATCGAGGACCAGATCGAGTGGGACACGGTCTTCCAGACCTACGTCCCGCCGTCCAAggatgtcgaggtggaAGCGCCTgccacggccgcggccCCGGCTGCGCGCCCCAGTATCTTCAGCCGCGGTGtccccccaccctcctcctccgccccgGTCGCCACTCCCACAGAGGTGCCGGCGCACCTGCACACCCCGCCCTCTCCACTCCCGCCGCACCCGCCCATCCTAATGGTCCCGTGGACAAACTACCTGGGCTTCAAGCAGATCCCGTACATGCTCTACAACTTCTTCACTGAGCGCCACCGCGTCAAGGAGGGTGCTGAGTCCGCATACGCCCTGATTACGAACCAGACGCGCTCGTTCGAGGGTCCTTCCAAGGCGGGTGAGGATCCGCACTTGGCGGCCGAGTTGCCGGCCGACACCGACTTTGGAGTGGACACGGAGAGCTTCTACAAGAAGGACTACAATGACGTGCCGGAGCGTCAGGCCAggcagcgcctcgagtACTACCGTAGTCTCCAGGAGCGGTTGGAGAGCGCGCGCCAGTTTGCGCGCggagagcgcgagctcacTTACGAGGAGAAGGCTAGCGATAAGCCTGTTGTGACGGAGGACGACCTGCGCGCTGAGCGCAggaagcgcgagctgcggTGGCGTGGAGGACGGGAGGGATGGGTGATTGTGCGTCCGTCGACTCCCGTTGCTTGGGAGGACGCTTGGGAAGGATGGCTGCGTGTCTTTGATGCCAAGACCGTGGACGAGATTGCTGAGGcggagcgcaagcgcatTGCCGCGTTCGAGAAGTAG
- a CDS encoding uncharacterized protein (14-3-3 protein) — protein MLTSHRITMSTSREDSVYLAKLAEQAERYEEMVENMKAVASSDKELTVEERNLLSVAYKNVIGARRASWRIVSSIEQKEESKGNEAQVAMIKTYREKIEAELAKICKDILEVLDKHLIPSAASGESKVFYHKMMGDYHRYLAEFATGDKRKDSADKSLEAYKAASDVAVTELPPTHPIRLGLALNFSVFYYEILNSPDRACHLAKQAFDDAIAELDTLSEESYKDSTLIMQLLRDNLTLWTSDMQDSAEESKKDEPKDEAA, from the exons ATGCTGACGTCGC ATCGCATCACT ATGTCGACTTCGCGCGAAGACTCGGTCtacctcgccaagcttgcTGAGCAGGCTGAGCGCTacgagg AGATGGTCGAGAACATGAAGGCTGTCGCCTCGTCCGACAAGGAGCTcaccgtcgaggagcgcaacCTTCTCTCGGTCGCTTACAAGAACGTTATCGGCGCTCGCCGTGCTTCGTGGCGCATCGTCTCCTCCATTgagcagaaggaggagtCGAAGGGCAACGAGGCCCAGGTTGCCATGATCAAGACCTACCGGGAGAagatcgaggccgagcttgccaaGATCTGCAAGGACATCcttgaggtcctcgacaagcacctcatcccctcggccgcctcgggCGAGTCGAAGGTCTTCTACCACAAGATGATGGGTGACTACCACCGTTACCTCGCCGAGTTTGCCACCGGCGACAAGCGGAAGGACTCGGCCGACAAGTCGCTCGAGGCCTACAAGGCTGCTTCGGACGTTGCCGTCACTGAGCTTCCCCCGACGCACCCCATccgtctcggtctcgcTCTCAACTTCTCCGTCTTCTA CTACGAGATCCTCAACAGCCCAGACCGCGCGTgccacctcgccaagcaGGCGTTTGACGACGCTattgccgagctcgacaccCTCTCGGAGGAGTCCTACAAGGACTCGACCCTCATCATGCAGCTCCTCCGTGACAACCTCACGCTCTGGACTTCTGACATGCAGGACAGCG CCGAGGAGtcgaagaaggacgagcccaaggacgaggctgCCTAG
- a CDS encoding uncharacterized protein (P-loop containing nucleoside triphosphate hydrolase protein) has product MAGNYTERLSRGENEGSRSPASPSPSKLWTQTAALTRKNWIIIWQHKWWNLFRCFIIPVAYSSYVAQTSNFYKDTGNRGPGHVAVLPQIPSDLMGYKLVTYDPSGAGTPVLHAALAAAGVESVVETVTNGADVSRTCRSNLNGRSDCFAAVFFDGVSQSTGELNYTLRSDFGLDVVDVDDWSKDDFMKRLLPLQWAIDATWMNTVTGRVPSRPDAWLYTALNNKGYDEKTRIDFLKDMSGPLVISFVVNFLFLAYHLPGYVAAERAVGLTELLEAMGCGALARVLSWHLSITASHLPSLIAMAALYRGVIFKGTNMGFLIVAYIVIGISIASWTFFVAVPFAKKPTLAAIASVGFTFIGAIAGILVESRAVAQGVLTIFLPTSLVIFIHRNAASWEVEDRTFSWTKQSPAGDASALLLVLFGVINIFLWPFVAIVAERAIFGLPSTHSDKAPGLFSRLFERFRIAGATHAQSMDPLFAIHVSHLHKSYDSRRFFFFGRKRRVLAIEDLSFNVPRGEIFCLLGRNGAAKSTALSIIAGLTPRTSGVVQYAPDLRVGIAGQKDVLWDDLDCEQHAALWRSIKGLDGRRNPALDLDLLARCDLTPKAKCLSQKLSGGQKRKLQLACALAGGSNLLLLDEISSGLDPLSRRAIWKVLADVRGHGLEGGSPATVVLTTHFLDEADYLGDEIAILKAPGRLLAVDSPVGLKTRLGHGFILAVDDARSTAPQTALEILDALRVHDPNINMHATKGRHLYTTGSDDVNNVRTLARVLAQKRARDPHMRYTVGSTTLEDVFIDLNRAAGDEDESSRPLPAFSHDASSAPSETDKAGDIEMQVSQANVGGQLSLTPGGRRAWWRVGAEMAASVVHKRLWILRRAWLIPVAAVVAITLGATVPMVFMKGKAPTCEPITKTEEGLRLLTYPFSMFAMDPRIAKPLYAPGDTQLGNWSSTPGLNLRTVDSRGALESTIRNNILNETFGGIALGPGLVAYEGDPQGHILQVKGLSALNLYSNAMFQELAPGAPFRIRVSYEVLPFPDFSPTGKALLWIVFFGMVMAIWPAFASIYPATEKRSGVRINQYSNGARPAAVWAGHLAFELPGIFIVATLITIACAGAGQFTGLGQFWVCLVLYGISATCYAFLFSLFFKTSFGAWAAIAVINGVIFLFYVVLYQVIAMADKTGSADHNMAVGHFGYAVLHPVASVVRAAFVSVNIFNLRCDGHGGPTTKDLSDMTLFGGPIVYMIGQGAIAFALLVWVDSGYPIPHWARRTGKIKGADPTRSPDVLAEAARAASSDDALVVNRLTKQFEKKVKPSVDDVTFGVAQGDTFALIGPNGAGKTTTLGVVRGVERPTRGDVRVTGYSIVRDRNRAREALGVCPQHSAIDAHLTVHQHLWLYGRLKGVLRSALTRDVDTLLAVSGLTVKSGELASSLSGGNQRKLSLACALIGDRPVILIDEFSSGVDPFSKREAWRTLETLTRERAVVMTTHSMEEVDALSNRVGIIASKLLAVGTPASLKSRFATYEVHVRADEVQPLVAYLCESGFDSAHVATDTLTRISVPGVREDQLDALLGALRAAERDLALCEMTLHEASTEAAFLAIVRENNVKEEKTEDEPKKIKWWQRKKGEDRV; this is encoded by the exons ATGGCAGGTAACTACACTGAGCGGTTATCTCGTGGCGAGAATGAGGGCAGCCGCAGTCCagcaagcccaagcccaagcaaGTTGTGGACGCAGACGGCGGCACTGACGCGCAAGAACTG GATCATCATCTGGCAGCACAAGTGGTGGAACCTGTTCCGGTGCTTCATCATTCCTGTCGCGTACAGCAGCTATGTGGCGCAGACCAGCAACTTCTACAAGGACACAGGTAATCGTGGGCCGGGTCATGTCGCTGTGCTCCCCCAGATCCCCTCGGACTTGATGGGATACAAGCTGGTCACGTATGACCCGTCGGGAGCGGGCACGCCAGTCCTGCATGCCGCACTGGCTGCGGCTGGGGTGGAGTCGGTCGTTGAGACAGTTACGAATGGCGCCGATGTGTCGCGGACTTGCAGGTCAAACCTTAATGGGCGGAGCGACTGTTTTGCCGCCGTCTTCTTCGATGGTGTCAGCCAAAGTACCGGCGAGCTCAACTACACTTTACGGTCCGATTTTGGACtcgatgtcgtcgacgtaGACGACTGGTCCAAAGACGACTTTATGAaacgcctcctcccgctACAGTGGGCGATTGACGCAACGTGGATGAACACAGTCACTGGTCGCGTCCCGTCGCGACCAGACGCGTGGTTGTACACAGCCTTAAACAATAAGGGGTACGACGAGAAGACGCGCATCGACTTTCTCAAGGACATGAGCGGCCCACTCGTCATCAGTTTTGTCGTCAATtttctcttcctcgcctACCATCTCCCGGGATACGTTGCGGCCGAACGCGCAGTAGGCCTCACGGAACTCCTCGAGGCGATGGGATgcggcgccctcgcccgcgtCCTGTCGTGGCACCTGAGCATCACGGCCAGCCATCTTCCGTCCTTGATCGCCATGGCAGCCCTGTACCGCGGTGTCATCTTCAAGGGCACCAACATGGGTTTCTTGATCGTTGCGTATATTGTGATAGGCATAAGTATTGCCAGCTGGACGTTTTTCGTCGCTGTACCCTTCGCAAAGAAACCCACACTTGCTGCTATCGCCTCGGTGGGATTTACGTTCATCGGCGCGATCGCGGGTATTCTCGTCGAGTCGCGAGCAGTCGCCCAAGGCGTCCTCACAatcttcctccccacctctctcgtcatcttcatccACCGCAACGCCGCAAGCtgggaggttgaggatcGTACCTTTAGCTGGACGAAACAGAGCCCGGCTGGCGACGCAAGCGCACTTCTCCTGGTTCTTTTCGGGGTCATCAACATCTTCCTCTGGCCGTTCGTTGCAATCGTGGCCGAACGCGCAATCTTTGGTCTACCAAGCACGCATAGCGACAAGGCGCCTGGCTTGTTCAGCCGCCTCTTTGAGCGTTTCAGGATCGCAGGCGCGACGCACGCTCAATCCATGGATCCGCTCTTCGCCATCCACGTAAGCCATTTGCACAAGAGTTACGACTCGCgccgcttcttcttcttcggccGCAAGCGCAGggtcctcgccatcgagGACTTGAGTTTCAACGTACCTCGGGGAGAGATCTTCTGTCTCCTCGGTCGCAACGGTGCGGCAAAGTCTACCGCTCTCTCCATAATCGCAGGGCTTACCCCCCGCACATCTGGTGTCGTGCAATACGCGCCCGACTTGCGTGTCGGTATTGCGGGGCAGAAGGACGTGTTGTgggacgacctcgactgTGAGCAGCACGCGGCGCTCTGGCGTTCGATCAAGGGTCTCGACGGGCGCCGCAAccccgccctcgaccttgacctcctcgcgcgaTGTGACCTCACACCCAAGGCTAAGTGTCTCTCCCAGAAGCTGAGTGGGGGACAGAAGCGTAAGCTGCAGCTGGCGTGTGCTCTCGCTGGCGGCTCAAACTTGCTactgctcgacgagatctCGAGCGGCCTCGatcccctctcccgccgCGCCATCTGGAAGGTACTCGCCGACGTGCGCGGGCATGGCTTGGAGGGTGGCTCACCCGCCACCGTCGTGCTCACCACCcacttcctcgacgaggcagactacctcggcgacgagatTGCCATCCTCAAAGCTCCGGGTCGCttgctcgccgtcgactcTCCCGTCGGGCTCAAGACGCGCCTCGGGCACGGCTTTATCCTGgctgtcgacgacgcgcgctCTACTGCACCCCAAACCGCGCTGGAGAttctcgacgcgctccgTGTCCACGACCCCAACATCAATATGCATGCAACCAAGGGCCGCCACTTGTACACAACTGGaagcgacgacgtcaaTAATGTGCGCACCCTCGCCCGTGTCCTGGCACAGAAGCGTGCCCGTGACCCACACATGCGGTACACTGTTGGGTCGACGACGCTAGAAGACGTGTTCATCGACCTGAACCGCGCAGctggtgacgaggacgagtccTCGCGGCCCTTGCCCGCATTCTCGCATGACGCCAGCAGCGCGCCGTCTGAGACCGACAAGGCTGGGGACATTGAGATGCAGGTATCGCAAGCCAATGTCGGCGGACAGCTGTCCCTCACCCCAGGTGGACGACGGGCATGGTGGCGCGTCGGTGCCGAGATGGCGGCTAGCGTCGTACACAAGCGACTGTGGATtctgcgccgcgcgtggCTTATCCCCGTCGCCGCTGTTGTGGCCATCACGCTCGGCGCCACTGTGCCGATGGTGTTCATGAAAGGGAAAGCACCAACGTGCGAGCCGATCACAAAGACGGAAGAGGGCCTGCGCTTACTCACATACCCGTTCTCGATGTTTGCGATGGACCCGCGAATCGCCAAGCCTCTCTACGCGCCGGGTGACACGCAACTCGGCAACTGGTCGTCGACACCCGGCTTGAATCTCCGCACGGTCGACAGCCGTGGCGCGCTCGAATCGACGATTCGCAACAACATTCTAAACGAGACATTTGGGGGTATCGCACTTGGGCCCGGCCTAGTCGCGTACGAAGGTGATCCGCAAGGGCACATCCTCCAGGTCAAGGGACTGAGCGCGCTCAACCTCTATTCCAACGCCATGTTCCAGGAGCTGGCGCCCGGTGCACCGTTCCGCATCCGCGTGAGTTACGAGGTGTTGCCTTTCCCCGACTTCAGCCCGACAGGCAAGGCGCTCCTGTGGATCGTGTTCTTCGGGATGGTCATGGCCATCTGGCCGGCGTTCGCGTCCATCTACCCAGCGACGGAAAAGCGCAGCGGAGTCCGCATCAACCAGTACTCGAACGGTGCCCGACCTGCTGCGGTGTGGGCCGGGCACCTCGCCTTTGAGTTGCCGGGTATCTTCATCGTCGCGACGCTCATAACCATTGCCTGTGCCGGTGCTGGCCAGTTCACTGGCCTCGGTCAGTTCTGGGTCTGCCTCGTGCTGTACGGTATCAGCGCGACGTGCTACGCCTTCCTCTTCAGCCTATTCTTCAAGACGAGCTTTGGCGCGTGGGCAGCTATTGCTGTCATCAACGGcgtcatcttcctcttctATGTGGTGTTGTACCAGGTCATCGCGATGGCGGATAAGACTGGGAGCGCGGACCACAACATGGCTGTCGGCCACTTTGGCTACGCGGTGCTGCATCCCGTCGCGAGCGTTGTTCGCGCGGCATTTGTGAGCGTCAACATCTTCAACCTCCGCTGTGACGGCCACGGTGGGCCGACAACAAAGGACCTGAGCGACATGACCCTCTTCGGCGGGCCTATCGTGTACATGATCGGGCAGGGGGCCATCGCAttcgccctccttgtctGGGTCGACTCGGGGTACCCGATCCCACACTGGGCCCGACGCACAGGCAAGATCAAGGGCGCCGATCCTACCCGTTCACCCGacgtgctcgccgaggctgcacgcgcggcaagctcggatgacgcgctcgtcgtcaaccgCCTTACGAAACAGTTTGAGAAGAAGGTCAAGCcgagcgtcgacgacgtgacATTCGGAGTGGCGCAGGGCGACACGTTCGCCCTCATCGGCCCCAACGGCGCCGGCAAGACGACGACCCTCGGTGTTGTACGTGGGGTCGAGCGGCCCACGCGCGGCGACGTGCGCGTCACGGGCTACTCGATTGTGAGGGACCGCaaccgcgcgcgcgaggcgctcggcgtaTGCCCACAGCACTCGGCTATTGACGCGCATCTCACGGTACACCAGCACCTGTGGCTGTACGGCCGGCTCAAGGGCGtgctgcgctcggcgctAACGCGGGACGTCGacacgctcctcgccgtttCGGGGCTTACAGTCAAGTCGGGCGAGTTGGCAAGTTCACTCAGTGGTGGCAACCAGCGCAAGTTGAGCCTTGCATGCGCCCTTATTGGTGATCGTCCCGTTATCCTCATTGACGAGTTCTCGTCTGGTGTCGACCCGTTCagcaagcgcgaggcgtgGCGTACT ctcgagACCCTCACGCGCGAGCGTGCAGTGGTAATGACGACACACAGCATGGAGGAAGTGGACGCGCTCTCGAATCGTGTTGGCATCATCGcctccaagctcctcg CTGTCGGAACTCCCGCGTCCCTCAAGTCGCGCTTCGCGACGTACGAGGTGCACGTTCGCGCGGATGAGGTGCAGCCCCTCGTCGCCTACCTCTGCGAGAGCGGGTTTGACTCGGCTCATGTCGCGACTGACACGCTTACTCGTATCTCGGTTCCTGGTGTACGCGAGGACCAACTGGACGCGcttctcggcgcgctccgGGCCGCGGAacgcgacctcgccctgTGCGAGATGACGTTGCACGA AGCCTCAACAGAGGCAGCTTTCCTTGCCATTGTGCGCGAGAACAatgtcaaggaggagaaaACGGAGGATGAGCCCAAGAAGATCAAGTGGTGGCAGCGTAAGAAGGGTGAGGATCGTGTGTAA
- a CDS encoding uncharacterized protein (Telomerase activating protein Est1), with protein MARLENNLSDDDYDELASDLDLGYDVKPSDTTIGQILKGTLDEPRFKSVNMRYLYELIQTEAVNLNPDYQRNVVWSDVRQMKLIMSLMQHYFVPPVIFAVENNEEKGLEERICIDGKQRCTSIQRFIDGRIPFISPNTREKFWYTTYPGQKGGKPLPDRLKQRFDQLQIQIVEYRHLDMNQQRDIFQRVQLGMPLSAAEKLQALGGHWTTWITHLENKYVIEPGGLKDKLPKFDVDRGRPFQVLASLCMMAYDSESQTVPTSTTITRFLERGDRPERSFQRKVEMTLAIFVEIATDFYDTAFETVEQRVAPVEFMGIGLLIFQRMDTYSTLRLAEEITKMRVHIRSRHRDIRSNAKVVKDVYAYLDGVPAGKLTGEVSAREDFNGSDSDDEVQQARIRKRQRDEDRDDTYYDAAAPRGEESAVITGLRSKKSKTSEKGKAAARPEPASTLPNPSQPPPTYSPRPSAAQPAPAAGRPPPIGMDAPNRGPEHALTAHQPPHTQNRSPPQHYIVPNYRNQEFSNPGHGYQQPPYGGRR; from the exons ATGGCACGCCTCGAGAACAACCtctccgacgacgactacGATGAGCTTGCgtccgacctcgacctcggctaTGATGTCAAGCCGTCTGACACCACTATCGGGCAGATCCTCAAGGGTACGCTTGACGAGCCTCGGTTCAAGTCGGTCAATATGCGTTATCTTTACG AGCTCATCCAGACCGAGGCCGTCAACCTAAACCCCGACTACCAGCGTAATGTCGTGTGGTCCGACGTGCGCCAGATGAAGCTAATTATGTCGCTTATGCAG CACTACTTCGTACCGCCTGTCATCTTCGCTGTCGAGAAcaacgaggagaagggccttgaggagcgcATCTGCATTGACGGCAAGCAGCGGTGCACATCGATCCAGCGTTTCATCGACGGCCGTATCCCCTTCATTTCGCCCAACACGCGCGAGAAGTTCTGGTACACTACTTATCCAGGCCAGAAGGGCGGCAAGCCGCTTCCCGACCGCCTCAAACAACGTTTCGACCAGCTCCAGATCCAGATAGTCGAGTACCGCCACCTGGACATGAATCAACAGCGCGACATTTTCC AGcgcgtccagctcggcaTGCCGCTCTCCGCGGCAGAGAAGCTACAGGCCCTCGGCGGCCACTGGACGACGTGGATCACGCACCTCGAGAATAAGTACGTCATCGAGCCAGGAGGCCTCAAGGACAAGTTGCCCAAgttcgacgtcgaccgcgGACGCCCTTTCCAGGTCCTCGCTTCACTATGCATGATGGCTTACGACTCCGAGAGCCAGACGGTCCCCACTAGCACGACGATAACGCGGTTCCTCGAACGCGGCGACCGCCCAGAGAGGTCGTTCCagcgcaaggtcgagatGACACTCGCCATCTTTGTCGAGATCGCGACGGACTTTTACGACACGGCGTTCGAGACGGTTGAGCAACGTGTAGCCCCTGTCG AGTTCATGGGCATCGGTCTGCTCATCTTCCAGCGCATGGACACGTACAGCACcctgcgcctcgccgaggagatcaCAAAGATGCGTGTTCACATCCGCAGCCGCCATCGAGACATTCGTTCGAACGCAAAGGTCGTCAAGGACGTTTACGCGTACCTTGATGGTGTGCCAGCTGGCAAGCTGACCGGTGAGGTTTCAGCTCGCGAGGACTTCAACGGTtcggacagcgacgacgaggtgcagCAGGCGCGCATCCGCAAGAGACAGCGGGACGAGGACCGGGACGACACGTACTATGACGCGGCGGCcccgcgcggcgaggagtCGGCAGTCATCACCGGCCTCCGCTCCAAGAAGTCCAAGACGTCggagaagggcaaggccgCAGCCAGGCCCGAGCCGGCGTCGACACTCCCAAACCCCTCCCAACCGCCTCCCACGTACTCTCCCCGCCCGTCCGCTGCTCAGCCAGCTCCAGCCGCCGGTCGTCCTCCGCCCATTGGTATGGACGCGCCCAATCGCGGCCCCGAGCATGCACTGACCGCCCACCAGCCTCCCCACACGCAGAATCGCTCCCCGCCCCAGCATTACATCGTTCCCAATTACCGGAACCAGGAGTTCAGCAACCCCGGTCACGGGTACCAGCAGCCGCCGTACGGCGGCCGTCGCTAG
- a CDS encoding uncharacterized protein (Expressed protein) — protein sequence MTRTERNTSPAAIMRDRHSRTGLTKSEFERKGGAGAHNWGSVNDEERAEYDGRLDAELETAMFDDGAAPAEADKVDDLPEREAPVAPQRRMSQVSDQERADALRYREGGLKQNGIDLANIARTSHGVAQSPPNNLGTSPLRQKSGFSAQ from the exons ATGACTCGTACCGAG CGCAACACTTCCCCAGCTGCGATCATGCGCGACCGCCACTCGCGTACTGGCCTCACCAAGTCTGAGTTTGAGCGCAAGGGCGGAGCCGGCGCACACAACTGGGGCAgcgtcaacgacgaggagcgtgcCGAGTACGATgggcgcctcgacgccgagctaGAGACTGCCATGTTTGACGATGGCGCGGCccccgccgaggccgacaaggtcgatgACCTGCCCGAGCGTGAGGCGCCTGTCGCCCCCCAGCGCCGTATGAGCCAGGTGTCGGACCAGGAGCGTGCCGACGCCCTGCGTTACCGCGAGGGTGGGCTCAAGCAGAACGgcatcgacctcgccaacatTGCTCGTACTAGCCACGGTGTGGCTCAGAGCCCGCCCAACAACCTTGGCACTAGCCCTCTTCGCCAGAAGTCGGGCTTCTCTGCT CAGTAG